The Theileria annulata chromosome 3, complete sequence, *** SEQUENCING IN PROGRESS *** genome has a segment encoding these proteins:
- a CDS encoding uncharacterized protein (note;~Tap-24g11.q1c.cand.154 - score = 103.49), whose protein sequence is MDIIHDPIIKERNILVNFPELVEKLNLSLKEPSKASEHVKAFESKAFEVNFTIKLFSQNFQIYLNAGQSVEWLNKQESSGFLNESLLSSFRISSLLIIERYNELNYNILKGLLYLCVLGRDIGKTVVSIASNTEITNDICDIIIEVINPLLELYDNFPFVSSLTNYLLYLTRNLLISFSKLPVTAKLSNCLQPIIQYVISDIIKNPWNTQLYDLFVLLTIDEDNLYDISHYPIAKFLMNELMECEIKNGMISKQLHTVKNVVNGETVLKSFDSIIGIIKIITNCIFNCDLSLVSNFCNIFLIPNLKYLIGERLPTTRLNTRQSLLTHYILKLLFSIMKINDEMLDELCNGFYIFDLLLVPLKEFEPNIYILSSALELICYILLNPSTSDKYCNILIEEFNPSTLINNINTHESSFKLSNITNGLKSSMVNGVKSNMVNGVNNTYINGIGKTHMREVDSDVKFYNEIVDVEKYMLKMYSWYFKFISTLLYLSNTNFNLKEYVDDKLLSHDLVTKVTVNNVIILTLYPKDKIDSNIINQLLQMIDVVPSMSSNVANGVINSIVLTLVKRVELVNINYENVYKIIQLLMFTYNNPSSDPQDHVDMIHPVEVVSSNIVKLIITMISHSFKSFLKFNSIIDDNLMLLVLKCMKTESKMEKETYIETSIYKSYTQLINLCIYNNMLKYNSRQFFRLLFFYNYVILNDNQRNDSIDLIKYINNIHLDDLFNIEYDNVDITNVQLDIKNIGVRDSMSHFVEDSSYFETNMNEELSLIINLEIVDKLLLYLSPLYSIHFIHYYNERKKRNVNSEYWAGLIKGYKLTYEQFNVINEKEIIKRLKQFDNAVFVDDSNYFKLISTEILRSNLYEDVQINTSYIVSLYLRLLNNVMERDEGIKDKLKNPNFTRNLIKLTANHNIFDNHLTVKLFQFFIQLLKYDNQLIVESMDIIIIYDIITNFLQMIFGEMANEFNIENIISNDNIQKLLLYASEFLLLITEQIGLVKFSETYEIQMFFVDICIKKFINDELISGLINILNVIHFYNHIHVISTAETVSSDSSYQVGKVITSIVINIMYILISIIRIEDYKFLIVNNLLKNENTVILTIIIHEIKLNDSKQKFQLQLLNHKIQPIVKSDSIQRVILFNYISFITNLQDIFDDPNFDPRTLVLCLTNHEIYLINSEDTSVIHNYARAEVKLFNINKGLFYLLLHENDYLLFFINNNNHPITISDAQELVLEHTPTSTKSLNNKKQITTKPTPNTVSCVNTFDGIMCEYEDKLSILIEEDDWIAVYNVNVEYLIKYIYPELVEDKIILTNFLIPKYELKEKPPVIDPLVLVKQLVINNINKVEFNVNNYTVSLSDKESPDVVDLNLINFYNFESFKNLLYNKLYKTNNIWKRLLIDHQD, encoded by the exons ATGGACATTATTCATGATCCTATCATTAAG gAGAGGAACATATTGGTCAATTTCCCAGAACTGGTGGAAAAACTTAATTTGTCACTTAAAGAACCTTCAAAGGCGTCAGAACATGTAAAAGCTTTTGAATCTAAAGCTTTTGAGGTTAATTTCACAATTAAACTTTTTTCACAAAACTTTCAGATTTACTTAAACGCTGGGCAGTCTGTGGAATGGTTAAATAAACAAGAAAGTTCCGGATTTTTGAAT GAATCTCTGTTATCTTCTTTTAGAATTTCATCGTTACTGATCATTGAACGTTATAATGAACTGAATTATAACATTctaaa GGGATTACTGTATTTATGTGTGTTAGGACGTGATATTGGTAAAACTGTTGTATCAATTGCCTCAAACACTGAAATTACTAATGATATCTgtgatattattattgaagTTATTAATCCATTACTCGAACTATACGACAACTTCCCATTCGTATCTTCTCTTACAaactatttattataccttacg aggaatttattaatatcgTTTTCAAAGTTACCAGTTACTGCCAAATTATCGAATTGCTTACAACCGATAATACAATATGTAATTTCagatataataaagaatCCTTGGAACAc aCAACTGTATGACTTATTTGTGCTCTTAACCATCgatgaagataatttatatGATATCAGCCATTATCCAATTGCAAAG ttttTAATGAATGAGTTGATGGAGTGTGAGATTAAAAATGGGATGATAAGCAAGCAATTACATACGGTAAAAAATGTCGTAAATGGAGAAACTGTATTGAAATCTTTTGATAGTATTATTGGAATAATTAAGATAATTACAAATTGTATTTTCAATTGTGATTTGTCATTGGTTTCAAACTTTTGTAACATATTTCTAAtaccaaatttaaaatatttaattggTGAACGATTACCAACAACACGTTTAAACACAAGGCAGTCATTATTAACCCATTATATCCTAAAGCTTTTATTTAGCATCATGAAAATCAATGATGag ATGTTGGACGAGTTATGTAATGGTTTCTATATATTCGATTTATTACTTGTGCCTTTAAAAGAGTTCGAACCAAACATCTACATCTTATCATCAGCTCTCGAAT taaTTTGCTATATACTATTGAATCCGTCAACTAGtgataaatattgtaatatattaattgaagAATTTAATCCATCCACTCTCatcaacaatattaatactcATGAATCGAGTTTCAAACTATCAAATATCACTAATGGTTTGAAGTCAAGTATGGTTAATGGCGTAAAATCAAACATGGTTAATGGTGTCAACAACACGTATATTAATGGTATTGGTAAAACTCATATGAGAGAAGTTGATAGTGATGTGAAATTCTACAATGAAATAGTTGATGTGGAAAAATATATGCTAAAGATGTATAGTTGGtatttcaaattcatttcAACTTTATTATACCTATcaaatactaattttaatttaaag gaaTATGTTGATGATAAGTTATTGAGTCATGATTTGGTAACAAAAGTAACGGTGAACAAtgttataatattaacattgtatccaaaagataaaattgattctaacattattaatcaGCTGTTACAGATGATTGATGTAGTGCCGTCAATGAGTAGTAATGTAGCAAATGGAGTCATAAATAGCATAGTACTAACATTGGTCAAGAGAGTAGAACTGgtcaatattaattatgaaaatgttTACAAGATAATTCAATTGTTAATGTTCACTTATAATAATCCATCAAGTGATCCTCAAGATCATGTGGACATGATCCATCCAGTAGAAGTAGTATCCTCAAACATtgtgaaattaataataaccATGATATCGCATAGTTTTAAAAGCTTTCTTAAATTCAATTCAATAATTGatgataatttaatgttactagtattaaaatgtatGAAAACAGAGTCGAAGATGGAAAAG GAAACTTACATTGAAACATCAATATACAAGAGTTATACACAGTTAATAAACttgtgtatatataataacatGTTAAAGTATAATAGTAGGCAATTTTTCCGACTACTGTTCTTTTACaattatgttattttaaatgataatcAAAGAAATGATtcaattgatttaattaaatatattaacaatattCATTTGGATGATTTATTCAACATTGAATATGATAATGTGGATATTACCAATGTCCAGTTGGACATTAAGAATATTGGAGTTCGAGACTCTATGTCACATTTTGTAGAAGATTCATCGTATTTTGAAACTAACATGAATGAAGAATTATcg ctgattataaatttggaaattgTTGACaagttattattatacctTTCACCTCTTTATTCCATCCATTTCATTCACTACTATAA tgAGAGGAAGAAAAGGAATGTTAATAGTGAATACTGGGCAGGCTTAATAAAAGGTTACAAATTAACATATGAACAATTTAATGTCATTAATgaaaaagaaattattaaacgTCTAAAGCAATTTGATAACG CTGTATTTGTTGATGATTcgaattattttaaattaatttcaactGAAATCTTACGAAGCAAC TTGTATGAAGATGTTCAAATTAATACTTCATACATTGTTTCATTATACTTGAG GTTGTTGAATAATGTGATGGAGAGGGATGAAGGGATAAAAGATAAGTTAAAGAATCCAAATTTTACAagaaatttgattaaaCTAACTGCAAatcataatatatttgataatcATCTCACAGTCAAACTCTTTCAATTTTTcatacaattattaaaatatgataaCCAACTCatt GTTGAATCAATggatattattataatttatgatatCATCACAAA TTTTCTACAAATGATATTTGGGGAAATGGCGAATGAGTTTAAcattgaaaatataatatcaaaTGACAATATTCAGAAATTATTGCTGTATGCAAGTGAATTTCTGTTATTAATTACTGAGCAGATTGGGTTAGTGAAGTTTTCAGAAACTTATGAAATACAAATGTTTTTCGTCGATATTTGCATTAAAAAGTTTATAAACGATGAGTTGATTAGTGGattaattaacattttGAATGTCATCCACTTTTATAATCACATTCACGTCATTTCCACTGCTGAAACTGTTTCCAGTGATTCAAGTTATCAAGTTGGCAAGGTCATCACAAGCATTGTCATTAACATAATGTACATTCTAATTAGCATAATAAGGATTGAGGATTATAAATTCTTGATAGTTAATAACTTGCTGAAGAATGAAAACACTGTTATTCTCACCATTATCATCCATGAAATTAAACTCAATGATTCTAAACAAAAGTTTCAACTTCAACTACTCAATCATAAAATTCAACCAATTGTGAAGAGTGACAGCATACAGCGTGTgattttgtttaattatatatcatttattacGAATTTGCAAGACATTTTTGACGACCCCAATTTCGACCCACGAACACTAGTTTTATGTTTAACAAATCatgaaatatatttgataaattctGAAGATACCAGTGTAATTCATAACTACGCTAGAGCGGAGGtgaaattattcaatataaaCAAGGGACTTTTCTACCTGCTTTTACATGAAAatgattatttattattctttataaataataataatcatCCCATAACCATTTCTGACGCACAAGAATTGGTTCTTGAACATACTCCAACCTCAACGAAATCTCTAAACAACAAGAAACAAATCACAACTAAACCTACTCCTAATACCGTTAGTTGTGTTAATACATTTGATGGTATAATGTGTGAGTATGAGgataaattatcaattttaattgagGAAGACGATTG